From a region of the Paenibacillus sp. R14(2021) genome:
- a CDS encoding DUF6382 domain-containing protein, with amino-acid sequence MLLDQLRIDYSMKRGHEMIVDLESGIRREQLDSIEIQMLQNQRIPKLLPVEWVDIDGGITFRYPTNGRRILEHRLQTRQLTMFQFHTLLLAVVEAMDDSRHYMLRTECFLLHEQYIFVGESWDDIALVYVPIQGPRLAASAGEAVLAMAIRWVSVIEEPDGIGLQQVFQHLRGDFVSWERLRQTLLALLGAGYREEMSDGPGRRLADTGFHEGSGTGRQPQSAVNHRAREGINQVDSSHVQRNSAVDAIHADRPEARKTVFASSDKLANTALKDRHEQSLEAALPLTVLTDEQKTEQGSEMSSKAGWMTGAGCILITAVIWRFLYLASPSSFSMLICSGLTLITCAAGLVIFRRLRRPNANTDPYEQVTDEQAWPYEEDGFVPDSMPLNDQVSRQKKQQLHQGGFSNDSTEDRANPSQQQLNWKQSRQQFISIMDEERIQEALPPVSASVGGMSSSMRAAANDATVLLGGGENGKRAEFASFPWLERQSGGQMEQIRLEHAQFIIGRSSEGVHYVDPSSGISRAHLELAGSHGSWSVKDMGSRNGSTLNGDAMVPYKTYALADKDTVQLAGGEGPKYVFRAG; translated from the coding sequence ATGCTTCTGGATCAACTACGGATTGACTACTCAATGAAGCGCGGCCATGAAATGATCGTAGACTTGGAATCCGGCATTCGGCGGGAGCAGCTCGACAGCATTGAAATTCAAATGCTGCAGAACCAGCGAATTCCTAAGCTGCTGCCTGTGGAATGGGTGGATATTGACGGCGGCATTACGTTCAGGTATCCCACTAACGGCAGACGCATTCTGGAGCATCGGCTGCAAACCCGGCAGCTGACGATGTTTCAATTCCATACCCTGCTGCTTGCAGTGGTGGAAGCTATGGATGACAGCAGACATTACATGCTGCGGACGGAATGTTTTTTGCTGCATGAGCAGTATATTTTTGTCGGGGAGAGCTGGGATGATATCGCGCTGGTGTATGTGCCAATTCAGGGGCCGCGGCTGGCAGCTTCCGCGGGCGAAGCCGTATTGGCTATGGCGATTCGCTGGGTAAGCGTCATCGAAGAGCCTGATGGAATTGGCCTGCAGCAGGTATTTCAGCATTTGCGGGGCGATTTTGTTTCATGGGAGCGGTTGAGGCAAACGCTCCTGGCGCTGCTTGGCGCCGGCTATCGGGAAGAGATGTCGGATGGACCCGGAAGACGATTGGCAGATACCGGCTTTCATGAAGGCTCAGGCACCGGCAGACAACCTCAATCAGCTGTCAATCACCGTGCTCGCGAAGGAATCAATCAAGTGGATTCATCGCATGTCCAGCGTAATTCGGCTGTTGATGCCATTCACGCGGATCGACCTGAAGCTCGCAAGACTGTCTTTGCTTCCAGCGATAAGCTGGCTAACACCGCATTAAAGGATAGGCATGAGCAATCGTTGGAGGCTGCACTGCCTTTAACTGTGCTGACCGATGAACAGAAAACAGAGCAAGGATCGGAAATGTCTTCAAAGGCAGGGTGGATGACCGGCGCGGGCTGTATTCTAATCACTGCCGTTATTTGGAGATTCCTTTACCTGGCTTCGCCGTCCTCATTTAGTATGCTGATCTGCTCCGGCTTGACACTGATCACATGTGCTGCCGGACTGGTTATATTTCGAAGGCTGCGAAGACCGAATGCGAACACTGATCCTTATGAGCAAGTGACAGATGAACAAGCTTGGCCCTATGAAGAGGATGGCTTTGTGCCGGATTCCATGCCTTTAAACGATCAAGTGTCCAGACAGAAGAAGCAGCAGTTACACCAAGGCGGCTTTAGCAATGACTCGACAGAAGACCGTGCCAACCCTTCGCAGCAGCAATTGAACTGGAAACAATCCCGCCAGCAATTCATCTCGATTATGGATGAAGAACGGATTCAGGAGGCCCTTCCTCCGGTTTCCGCTTCAGTAGGTGGAATGTCTTCCAGCATGCGTGCAGCGGCAAACGACGCAACTGTGCTGCTAGGAGGAGGGGAGAACGGTAAACGGGCTGAATTCGCCAGTTTTCCTTGGCTTGAGCGTCAGTCTGGCGGCCAGATGGAGCAGATCCGCCTGGAGCATGCGCAGTTCATCATTGGCCGCTCCAGTGAGGGCGTTCATTACGTGGATCCTTCATCCGGCATATCCCGTGCGCATCTGGAGCTGGCAGGCAGCCATGGCAGCTGGTCGGTCAAAGATATGGGGTCGCGCAACGGCAGCACATTGAACGGCGACGCAATGGTACCCTATAAGACTTATGCGCTGGCGGATAAAGATACGGTGCAGCTGGCTGGCGGCGAAGGACCTAAATATGTCTTCCGCGCAGGCTGA
- a CDS encoding type II secretion system F family protein — translation MKKQKKGRDWLERLAWPGSSRNPITADGLTHYSSYRLTNRQFAMAACVGGLLVFGAAYLFYRSVAAALLLAGAGIAAPKFYRSSLLDRRKHRLALQFKEALYSIASSLAAGRSVENAFITAQEDLKLLYPGNTTEIVIEFEIIAARLGYGETLEQGLVDFSQRAGIEDITQFTDVFTTCKRTGGDMVEVIRRTSQIIGEKLDVQQEIAVMVAQKRFESRIMMAVPFIFLAFLGLSAPEYMAPLYSGIGYVLLSAALLALGLCYWIMMRIMNIRM, via the coding sequence ATGAAGAAGCAGAAGAAGGGGAGAGACTGGCTCGAAAGGCTGGCTTGGCCGGGTTCCAGCCGCAATCCTATTACCGCGGACGGATTAACGCATTATTCCTCCTATCGATTAACGAACCGCCAGTTTGCCATGGCTGCCTGCGTTGGCGGATTGCTCGTGTTCGGTGCCGCGTATTTGTTCTACCGGTCAGTTGCAGCGGCACTGCTGCTAGCAGGAGCCGGAATCGCGGCACCAAAGTTCTACCGCAGCTCGCTTCTGGATCGACGAAAGCACCGGCTGGCCCTGCAATTCAAAGAAGCATTGTATTCTATCGCTTCTTCGCTCGCGGCAGGCCGTTCGGTCGAGAATGCGTTTATAACCGCACAGGAGGATCTGAAGCTGCTTTACCCAGGCAATACGACGGAGATCGTCATCGAATTCGAAATCATTGCCGCACGGCTTGGCTACGGTGAGACGCTGGAGCAGGGACTTGTTGATTTCAGCCAGCGTGCCGGCATCGAAGACATAACCCAATTTACCGATGTGTTCACGACATGCAAGCGCACAGGCGGAGACATGGTAGAGGTTATACGGCGCACCTCCCAAATCATAGGCGAGAAGCTGGATGTGCAGCAGGAAATCGCCGTCATGGTTGCCCAGAAACGATTCGAGTCTCGCATCATGATGGCAGTACCGTTTATTTTCTTGGCGTTTCTAGGTCTATCTGCGCCGGAGTACATGGCGCCACTGTACAGCGGCATCGGTTATGTGCTGCTGTCAGCTGCATTGCTGGCGCTTGGCCTTTGTTATTGGATCATGATGCGCATCATGAATATTCGCATGTAG
- a CDS encoding TadE/TadG family type IV pilus assembly protein has protein sequence MVSNRIQALIKKEDGSFTIEASMVFPVIFFALIALLMMSMYTYQMAVIYHAASMTAERTAFRWDNSARDPVSGMGATGRYDGLYWRMTDNGALQTLFSFGGDGSRGGAAYPIGNEAHAAPDSLSDLKLSIEAGRVVSPFQGESRSKGIIEKRIEVKLEQPLTIRPLELLLGHSEPVTIGSASIADPVELIRNVDLVRYYTGKFKGSAGDDTRKQAQLILGGRQVMDHE, from the coding sequence ATGGTAAGTAATCGAATTCAAGCTCTGATTAAAAAGGAAGACGGCAGCTTCACGATTGAAGCAAGCATGGTGTTTCCGGTGATATTCTTCGCGCTGATTGCACTGCTGATGATGAGCATGTACACGTATCAGATGGCTGTCATCTACCATGCGGCTTCCATGACAGCGGAGCGCACGGCATTTCGATGGGACAACAGCGCAAGAGATCCAGTCAGCGGCATGGGAGCGACCGGCCGGTACGACGGCTTGTATTGGCGGATGACGGACAACGGAGCGCTTCAAACTTTATTTAGCTTTGGCGGCGATGGGAGCAGAGGCGGTGCGGCATATCCAATCGGTAATGAAGCGCATGCGGCACCAGATTCGCTGTCCGACCTTAAGCTGAGCATCGAAGCGGGAAGAGTCGTTTCTCCATTTCAAGGCGAGTCGCGCAGTAAAGGAATCATCGAGAAAAGAATCGAGGTGAAGCTGGAGCAGCCGCTTACGATTCGGCCGCTTGAACTGCTCCTTGGACACTCGGAGCCAGTAACGATTGGCTCCGCATCCATTGCGGACCCCGTCGAGCTTATTCGAAACGTGGATTTAGTTCGCTATTACACGGGGAAATTCAAAGGCTCGGCCGGTGATGATACAAGGAAACAGGCACAGCTCATTCTCGGCGGGCGGCAGGTCATGGATCATGAATAG
- a CDS encoding CpaF family protein translates to MDEETIQLLKERVRSQLELDSAMSDEEMKRRIEQVVFQWAGSHPLTAGEKVKLVRRLFHSFRGLDLMQPLMDDPAVTEIMINSHEELFVEREGRLTRLPFAFESAERLEDLIQSVVAGVNRVVNESSPIVDARLRDGSRVHIVLPPVALKGPTMTIRKFPDKPLFMKDLIALGALPEEPAKLLETLVKAKFNIFISGGTGSGKTTFLNALSQFIPEDERIVTIEDAAELQIVTVPNLVSMETRNANTEGKGAISMRELIKASLRMRPNRIIVGEVRGGEAIDMLQAMNTGHDGSLSTGHSNSARDMIARLETMALSGADLPVAVIRQQIASAIDIIVHLSRLRDRSRRVTEICEVTGVMDGEVVVRPLYRFEEEGERDGRVIGGLKASGNSLQHTWKLRMAGMAGSLGGEGA, encoded by the coding sequence ATGGATGAAGAAACGATTCAGCTGCTGAAGGAGCGTGTCCGCAGCCAGCTGGAGCTCGATAGCGCGATGTCCGACGAGGAGATGAAGCGCCGAATCGAGCAGGTTGTTTTTCAATGGGCGGGGAGCCATCCGTTGACGGCAGGCGAGAAGGTGAAACTTGTCCGCCGATTGTTCCATTCGTTTCGGGGGCTGGATCTGATGCAGCCGCTGATGGACGATCCGGCTGTGACGGAAATTATGATCAACAGCCACGAGGAGTTATTCGTCGAACGGGAAGGCCGATTGACGCGGCTTCCGTTCGCCTTCGAGAGCGCCGAGCGGCTGGAGGATTTGATCCAATCGGTGGTCGCTGGCGTAAACCGGGTCGTGAACGAGTCGTCGCCAATCGTGGATGCGAGGCTGAGGGACGGCTCTAGGGTTCATATCGTACTGCCTCCCGTGGCGCTTAAAGGACCGACGATGACCATTCGGAAATTTCCCGATAAGCCGCTGTTCATGAAGGATCTTATCGCACTTGGCGCTCTGCCCGAGGAACCTGCCAAATTGCTGGAAACGCTCGTTAAGGCCAAGTTCAACATCTTTATCAGCGGGGGAACCGGCTCGGGCAAAACAACGTTTCTTAACGCATTGTCCCAGTTTATCCCGGAGGACGAGCGGATCGTTACGATCGAGGATGCGGCTGAGCTGCAGATCGTCACGGTGCCGAACTTGGTATCGATGGAGACGCGTAATGCCAACACGGAGGGGAAGGGCGCAATCTCGATGCGCGAGCTGATCAAAGCTTCGCTTCGGATGCGGCCGAACCGCATTATTGTCGGCGAGGTGCGCGGCGGAGAGGCCATCGATATGCTGCAGGCAATGAACACCGGGCATGACGGATCGCTTTCGACGGGCCATTCTAACAGCGCGCGTGACATGATCGCAAGGCTGGAAACGATGGCGCTGAGCGGTGCGGATCTTCCCGTTGCCGTTATCAGGCAGCAAATCGCGTCGGCTATCGACATTATCGTGCATTTGTCCAGATTGCGAGACCGGTCTAGGCGCGTAACGGAGATTTGCGAGGTGACCGGCGTCATGGACGGAGAAGTGGTCGTTCGGCCGCTCTATCGTTTCGAAGAAGAAGGGGAAAGAGACGGCCGTGTTATTGGCGGCTTGAAAGCCAGCGGGAACAGCTTGCAGCACACCTGGAAGCTGCGCATGGCGGGAATGGCGGGTTCGCTCGGAGGAGAAGGGGCATGA
- a CDS encoding prepilin peptidase, which yields MEGVFAGILAVLFIGTALVSDIRSMIISNKLNIAFFASGIIVHAAMSGLTGGVGALLGAAAGMFPLLLLYLLKGIGAGDVKFFAALGAVIGVGPVLQILMYAILYGGVFGLVMLLINRSFSRRFLFGAMSIVIAESKVQAWETSFANKKALRFPFMIAVVPGALTALYFMLI from the coding sequence ATGGAGGGCGTTTTTGCGGGAATTCTGGCCGTTCTGTTCATAGGAACGGCATTGGTTAGCGATATCCGCTCGATGATCATCTCGAATAAATTGAATATCGCATTCTTTGCTTCGGGCATCATTGTTCACGCAGCGATGAGCGGCTTAACGGGAGGTGTCGGCGCGCTGCTGGGAGCGGCGGCAGGCATGTTTCCGCTGCTCCTGCTTTATTTATTGAAGGGGATCGGAGCCGGTGACGTCAAGTTTTTTGCGGCTCTTGGCGCTGTTATCGGAGTCGGCCCGGTGCTGCAGATATTGATGTATGCCATCTTGTACGGCGGGGTGTTCGGTTTAGTTATGCTGCTTATCAACCGTTCGTTCAGCCGCCGCTTCCTGTTCGGCGCGATGTCGATCGTCATTGCCGAATCGAAGGTGCAAGCCTGGGAAACGAGCTTTGCAAACAAGAAGGCGCTTCGTTTTCCATTTATGATCGCAGTGGTTCCCGGGGCGCTGACCGCGTTGTATTTCATGCTCATTTAA
- a CDS encoding Flp1 family type IVb pilin: MKKWNQAVRKFWSNEEGLGTLEVVLIIAVVIILALLFKDWIIGLIQGLMSSADDKANEIFDDK, encoded by the coding sequence ATGAAAAAGTGGAATCAAGCGGTTCGTAAGTTTTGGAGCAATGAAGAGGGCCTTGGCACATTGGAGGTCGTTCTCATCATCGCAGTCGTTATTATATTGGCGCTGTTATTCAAGGATTGGATTATCGGCCTCATACAAGGCTTGATGAGCAGTGCGGACGACAAAGCGAACGAAATTTTTGATGACAAATAA
- a CDS encoding TIGR01777 family oxidoreductase yields MKAAITGGTGYVGRLLTEALLQRGDEVWVISRSSRQQHANHPKLHYMTWSQLNDSPAALEGIDAIVNLAGESINRRWTAEGKEAILQSRLKAAHSVKQLVGSLVQKPVVVNASGISIYGTDGSKINDEWSQVEASDFLASVVEQWEAAADHIPAERLVKLRIGLVLGMKDGAFPKMLLPYRLWAGGRMGSGQQWIPWIHEDDMIRLILFCIDTPSISGPVNACAPEPLTNEDFGRTIGEVMGRPHWFPVPAWLLRTALGELSFLLLEGSRAVPRKALELGFTFRYAILRDALRQLLGRG; encoded by the coding sequence ATGAAAGCAGCGATTACAGGGGGAACCGGATATGTAGGGAGACTGTTGACGGAAGCGCTGCTGCAGCGGGGCGATGAAGTATGGGTTATCTCCCGTTCCAGCCGTCAGCAGCATGCGAATCATCCGAAGCTTCACTATATGACGTGGTCCCAGTTGAACGATTCGCCGGCTGCCTTGGAGGGGATTGACGCTATCGTTAATCTGGCGGGCGAGTCCATTAACCGGCGCTGGACAGCTGAAGGCAAAGAGGCTATCCTGCAGTCCCGCTTGAAAGCAGCCCATTCGGTCAAGCAACTTGTTGGTTCTTTGGTACAAAAACCAGTCGTCGTCAATGCCTCAGGAATCTCGATTTACGGGACCGATGGCAGCAAGATAAACGATGAATGGAGCCAGGTGGAAGCATCGGATTTCCTCGCATCCGTCGTAGAGCAATGGGAAGCTGCAGCTGACCACATCCCAGCAGAACGTCTAGTAAAGCTGCGAATTGGACTCGTACTTGGCATGAAGGACGGCGCATTCCCGAAAATGCTGCTCCCTTACCGGTTGTGGGCAGGCGGCCGAATGGGCAGCGGACAGCAGTGGATTCCTTGGATTCACGAAGACGATATGATTCGGCTCATTCTGTTCTGCATCGATACCCCGTCGATCAGCGGTCCCGTGAACGCCTGCGCGCCGGAACCGCTGACGAACGAAGATTTCGGACGGACGATCGGTGAAGTCATGGGCAGACCTCACTGGTTTCCTGTTCCGGCTTGGCTGCTCCGAACCGCCCTCGGCGAGCTGTCCTTTCTCCTGCTTGAAGGGTCGAGAGCCGTACCGCGCAAAGCATTGGAGCTGGGATTTACGTTTCGCTATGCGATTCTTCGCGATGCTTTGCGGCAGCTGCTGGGACGAGGATAA
- a CDS encoding type II secretion system F family protein, with product MIAALAAGVLLTLIWGYAWIISGRANHGRRAAKERWLAEPFLELLQRSGLLDRAQSITAGLHGKLLILNGETWTAGATHRFIAGAVGAGYAAMCAGAWLAVLSGEQTMLCIGLLLGLVIPAAKWKDTAGKVERRKQDILLLLPEVLNKLMLLLGAGETLQRALVRCAERKDGKGQEPLLLELRKVNESIRNGESFAAAMEKFNRRCGVQEVSVFTTTLLLNYRRGGDRLVLSLKELSYSLWEKRKAVARSRGEEASSKLVFPLVGIFFVLMILVASPAILMMRG from the coding sequence ATGATTGCGGCTTTGGCGGCAGGCGTGCTGCTGACGTTGATTTGGGGCTATGCCTGGATAATAAGTGGGCGAGCGAACCACGGCAGGCGTGCGGCTAAGGAACGTTGGCTGGCGGAGCCGTTCCTGGAATTGCTGCAGCGAAGCGGGCTGCTTGATCGGGCGCAGTCGATTACGGCAGGGCTGCACGGCAAGCTGTTGATTCTGAATGGGGAGACATGGACCGCCGGGGCGACCCATCGCTTTATTGCAGGTGCCGTTGGTGCGGGCTATGCAGCGATGTGTGCCGGCGCTTGGTTGGCCGTGCTGAGCGGGGAACAAACGATGCTCTGCATCGGGCTGCTGCTTGGACTCGTTATTCCGGCAGCCAAGTGGAAGGACACCGCCGGCAAAGTGGAGCGGCGCAAACAGGATATTTTACTGCTGCTTCCCGAGGTGCTCAATAAACTGATGCTGCTGCTTGGAGCCGGCGAGACGCTTCAGCGTGCGCTGGTGCGGTGCGCGGAACGGAAGGACGGGAAAGGACAGGAGCCGCTGCTGCTGGAGCTTCGCAAGGTTAATGAATCCATCCGTAACGGCGAGTCCTTCGCGGCGGCGATGGAGAAGTTCAACCGCAGATGCGGCGTTCAGGAGGTATCTGTATTTACGACAACGCTTCTGCTGAATTACAGACGCGGCGGCGATCGATTGGTGCTTTCTCTTAAGGAGCTGTCCTATTCGCTCTGGGAGAAACGCAAGGCAGTTGCCCGATCAAGGGGAGAGGAAGCGTCCTCGAAGCTTGTATTTCCCCTTGTTGGTATTTTCTTTGTGCTTATGATCTTGGTGGCATCTCCCGCCATTCTGATGATGCGGGGATAG
- a CDS encoding DUF2621 family protein, producing the protein MAPSWFMYFIVFWAIVMIGFMSIGGYFMFRKFLKVLPMRDGKSKLDWQNYWVDRSRGMWPEDSKQFLDQLVAPVPSAFRDIARHSIAAKIAQVAVEGGASEVSRSHCIEGYIRATPKRDYRSLISFLEREQIDYSPYTHLLNK; encoded by the coding sequence ATGGCTCCAAGTTGGTTTATGTACTTCATTGTGTTCTGGGCTATTGTCATGATTGGTTTCATGTCCATCGGCGGCTATTTCATGTTTCGAAAGTTTCTTAAAGTCCTTCCCATGCGGGACGGCAAATCTAAGCTCGACTGGCAGAACTATTGGGTCGACAGAAGCCGCGGCATGTGGCCCGAGGATTCCAAGCAATTCCTGGATCAGCTTGTTGCGCCGGTACCGAGCGCATTTCGCGATATTGCACGCCATTCCATTGCTGCCAAGATCGCGCAAGTCGCTGTCGAAGGCGGTGCGTCCGAAGTGTCTCGCAGCCATTGTATCGAAGGTTACATACGGGCTACGCCCAAACGCGATTACCGCAGCCTGATTTCGTTCCTGGAAAGAGAACAAATCGATTACTCTCCATACACGCATTTGCTGAATAAATAG